The Clostridium sporogenes genome contains a region encoding:
- a CDS encoding TVP38/TMEM64 family protein, protein MDQKKKKSLIIKLGFLLGIILLYFLIPDFKNGVNKIASMLARLNIEEVKDYIKSFGIWAPLISIALMMFQSIAAPLPAFIITFANAWVFGWAFGALISWTGAMMGAVLCFYISKFYGRPVAEKIIGKKALDMTDKFFDKYGKYAILIARLLPFVSFDAISYAAGLTEISFWAFFWATGVGQLPATIVYSILGQNIGNMAKMGLWIFSGVIALIVFAIAVKKYLMDKKKKEDKAKVNDKSLES, encoded by the coding sequence ATGGATCAAAAGAAAAAGAAGAGTTTAATAATTAAATTAGGTTTTCTTTTAGGCATAATACTTTTGTATTTTTTAATTCCTGATTTTAAAAATGGAGTAAATAAAATAGCCTCAATGCTTGCTAGATTAAATATAGAAGAGGTAAAAGATTATATAAAATCCTTTGGTATTTGGGCTCCACTTATATCTATAGCTCTTATGATGTTTCAATCTATTGCAGCTCCACTTCCAGCCTTTATAATAACCTTTGCTAATGCCTGGGTATTTGGGTGGGCCTTTGGAGCTTTAATATCTTGGACAGGGGCTATGATGGGAGCTGTTTTATGTTTCTATATAAGTAAATTCTATGGGAGACCTGTAGCGGAAAAGATAATTGGTAAAAAAGCATTAGATATGACAGATAAATTTTTTGATAAATACGGTAAATATGCTATATTAATAGCTAGACTTTTGCCCTTTGTATCTTTTGATGCTATAAGTTATGCAGCTGGGCTTACAGAAATATCCTTTTGGGCTTTTTTTTGGGCCACAGGAGTTGGACAACTTCCAGCTACTATAGTTTATTCTATATTAGGACAAAACATAGGGAATATGGCAAAAATGGGATTATGGATATTCTCAGGGGTAATAGCTTTAATAGTATTTGCTATAGCTGTGAAAAAATATTTAATGGATAAAAAGAAGAAAGAAGATAAAGCTAAAGTTAATGATAAAAGTTTAGAAAGTTAA
- a CDS encoding PHP domain-containing protein, with protein sequence MYIKGDFHTHTNASDGKYSSKELVYLAKEEELDIISITDHDTTDGIEEALIYGEKLNIKVIPGIELSTTYNDCSIHVLGYFKGNNYKNTLIQNFQKHKKEYRKKRANKIVDKLKKYFNIIISFNEVMESTKGVISRPHIAKAIVEAGYDYSWDYIFSNFIGEGCKAYVPNKTISTDEGISLLKESGAISVLAHPVLIKKTNVEDLFKLDFNGVEAIYYMNRPEDTIRFKNLAKKYNKIITGGSDFHGLTKTDGSHPNRIGATTLDQGNIEKLLKSIDSI encoded by the coding sequence ATTTATATAAAAGGTGATTTTCATACCCATACTAATGCTTCCGATGGTAAATATTCATCAAAGGAATTAGTTTATCTAGCTAAAGAGGAAGAACTAGATATAATATCCATAACAGATCATGATACTACAGATGGAATAGAGGAAGCATTAATCTATGGGGAAAAATTAAATATAAAGGTTATTCCTGGTATAGAATTATCCACTACATATAATGACTGCAGTATTCACGTTTTAGGATACTTTAAAGGAAATAATTATAAAAATACCTTAATACAAAATTTTCAAAAGCACAAAAAAGAATATAGAAAAAAAAGAGCTAATAAAATAGTAGATAAACTAAAAAAGTATTTTAATATAATAATAAGTTTTAATGAAGTAATGGAATCTACAAAAGGAGTTATTTCAAGACCACATATTGCAAAAGCAATTGTAGAAGCTGGATATGATTATAGTTGGGACTATATATTTTCAAATTTCATTGGAGAAGGATGTAAAGCTTATGTACCTAATAAAACTATTTCCACTGATGAAGGCATATCTCTATTAAAAGAATCTGGTGCCATATCAGTTTTAGCTCATCCTGTATTAATAAAAAAAACTAATGTAGAAGACTTATTTAAATTAGATTTTAATGGAGTAGAAGCCATATATTATATGAATAGACCAGAAGATACAATCAGATTTAAAAATCTAGCTAAAAAATATAACAAAATTATAACCGGTGGTTCAGATTTTCACGGATTAACCAAAACTGATGGAAGCCATCCCAATAGAATAGGAGCAACTACCTTAGATCAAGGTAATATAGAAAAACTCTTAAAATCTATAGACTCAATATAA
- a CDS encoding TVP38/TMEM64 family protein → MKKSKKNIIVSIIFVVLLAFLVYFLRNTILAKDVSAVSIKEYVNSYGAIAPIIYIILFTLVPLTLFPDSILAIAGGMAFGMVEGSIYTIIGAVCGASLSFYIARVLGRNVVEKLIKGKGKWFEDGVEKNGFLVVFILRLIPLVPFDIISYGSGLSKIKFKDFIFATTVGIIPGILVFINLGDKALNIKSKQFVISIVLLVLLCLVSFIMKKKLSFNKLQKDIIKKGDSYGSKEKEEFNN, encoded by the coding sequence GTGAAAAAATCCAAAAAAAATATTATAGTTTCCATAATATTTGTTGTTTTATTAGCTTTTTTGGTATATTTTTTAAGAAATACTATATTGGCTAAAGATGTAAGTGCGGTTTCTATAAAGGAGTATGTAAATAGTTATGGTGCCATAGCTCCTATAATTTATATAATATTATTTACTTTAGTACCCCTTACATTGTTCCCAGATTCCATATTAGCTATAGCTGGAGGGATGGCCTTTGGAATGGTGGAGGGTAGCATATATACTATAATAGGTGCTGTTTGTGGAGCATCATTATCTTTTTATATAGCTAGAGTTTTAGGAAGAAATGTAGTTGAAAAACTGATTAAAGGAAAAGGAAAATGGTTTGAGGATGGGGTAGAGAAAAATGGATTTTTAGTTGTATTTATATTAAGATTAATACCTTTAGTTCCTTTTGATATTATAAGCTATGGATCAGGACTTTCAAAAATAAAATTTAAAGATTTTATTTTCGCTACTACAGTAGGAATAATTCCTGGTATATTAGTTTTTATAAATCTTGGGGATAAAGCTTTAAATATTAAATCTAAACAATTTGTAATATCTATAGTATTATTGGTTTTGCTATGTTTAGTTTCTTTTATTATGAAAAAGAAACTATCCTTTAATAAATTACAGAAAGATATAATTAAGAAGGGGGATAGTTATGGATCAAAAGAAAAAGAAGAGTTTAATAATTAA
- a CDS encoding lactate/malate family dehydrogenase: MNNLNLFYYIVENHIIISPEKEALKEITEKEASCHKGLMYFLVNINQKNSRRSFLITNSSLLFIKNEDLNILIEKDSPIKVPQFIKKAIKEKRLVGINKAYENWKETLKFNPCQNEKWKINIVGLGDVGGTLITGLRLLGEDCIDEIGIYDKDINKINRWEYECNQIQSPNLNPNLPKIKVLNEDEIFNCNMFVFCVSVGVPKIGNEIKDVRLVQFEGNSKIVSFYAKLAKKKKFKGIFAVVSDPVDLLCKSALKEGLAPEQVRGYGLGVMNARAAYYAGKDPKFKNYSIEGRAFGPHGEGLVIANSIDNYDENLSDILTKKTREANLAIRSFGFKPYIAPALSSGSFSLIATIKSEWHYSATFLNGAFMGIRNRFINNTIELETYKNMPPNLLKKLEETHAYLKDF; this comes from the coding sequence ATGAATAACTTAAATTTATTTTATTATATTGTAGAAAATCATATTATAATTTCACCAGAAAAAGAAGCCTTAAAAGAAATAACAGAAAAAGAAGCCTCTTGTCATAAGGGATTAATGTATTTTTTAGTAAATATAAATCAAAAAAATTCTAGAAGAAGCTTTTTAATAACTAATAGCTCCCTGCTTTTTATAAAAAATGAAGATTTAAATATTTTAATAGAAAAAGATTCTCCTATTAAAGTTCCACAATTCATAAAAAAGGCTATAAAAGAAAAAAGGCTAGTAGGCATTAATAAAGCTTATGAAAATTGGAAGGAAACATTAAAATTTAATCCTTGTCAAAATGAAAAATGGAAAATAAATATAGTAGGATTGGGTGATGTAGGAGGAACATTAATTACAGGCTTAAGACTTTTAGGAGAAGATTGTATAGATGAAATAGGTATATATGACAAAGATATAAATAAAATAAACCGATGGGAATATGAATGCAATCAAATTCAAAGCCCTAACTTAAATCCAAATTTACCCAAAATAAAAGTATTAAATGAAGATGAAATTTTTAATTGTAATATGTTTGTATTCTGTGTTTCTGTAGGTGTCCCCAAAATAGGAAATGAAATTAAAGATGTAAGACTAGTTCAATTTGAGGGAAACAGTAAAATAGTATCTTTCTATGCCAAACTTGCAAAAAAAAAAAAATTCAAAGGTATATTTGCCGTAGTATCAGATCCGGTAGATCTTCTATGCAAATCAGCTCTAAAAGAAGGTTTAGCTCCTGAACAAGTTAGAGGCTATGGTCTTGGAGTTATGAATGCTAGAGCTGCATATTACGCAGGTAAAGATCCTAAATTCAAAAATTATTCTATAGAAGGAAGAGCTTTTGGCCCTCATGGAGAAGGTCTTGTAATAGCTAATAGTATAGACAATTACGATGAAAATTTATCTGACATTTTAACTAAAAAAACTAGAGAAGCAAATTTAGCAATACGTTCCTTTGGCTTTAAACCCTATATAGCTCCTGCTCTATCCTCTGGAAGCTTTTCTTTAATAGCTACTATAAAATCGGAGTGGCACTATAGTGCTACATTTTTAAATGGTGCTTTTATGGGGATTAGAAATAGATTTATAAACAATACTATAGAATTAGAAACCTATAAAAATATGCCCCCTAACTTATTAAAAAAATTAGAAGAAACTCACGCTTATTTAAAGGATTTTTAA
- a CDS encoding DUF896 domain-containing protein, which yields MDMKKLIERINFLYKKSKEEGLTEEEKIEQQKLRREYINIIKGNVKVQLEGVEKISTPNRKN from the coding sequence GTGGATATGAAAAAACTTATAGAAAGAATTAATTTTTTATATAAAAAAAGTAAAGAAGAAGGACTTACAGAAGAAGAAAAAATAGAACAACAAAAATTAAGAAGAGAATACATAAATATAATAAAAGGAAATGTGAAGGTTCAATTAGAAGGGGTAGAAAAGATATCAACCCCTAATAGAAAAAACTAA
- a CDS encoding aminopeptidase — MVIKQINVFITKINYYLLIYVKIYIEYYGRGVKGLGDIFHLSNSMEKDLTKKYELAWDKYSKEDLTNVFDLSQEYKDFMSKCKTERECVKEFIVLAEKNGYKNLEEIINNNEKLEPGDKVYANNMDKTLALFVVGKESMEKGLKILGAHVDSPRLDLKQNPLYEDTDLALFETHYYGGIKKYQWVTLPLAIHGVIVKKDGTKINVVVGEEESDPVFGVSDLLIHLSADQMEKKASKVIEGENLNLLIGSMPAEDKEAKDRVKRNILKLLNEKYEIEEEDFVSAELEVVPAGKARDYGFDRSMIMAYGHDDRICSYTSFKAMMKMDKVDKTCVTLLVDKEEIGSVGATGMQSKFFENTVAEIINLTSDNYSDLKLRRCLTNSKMLSSDVSAAFDPNYPSVMEKKNSAYLGKGIVFNKYTGSRGKGGSNDANPEYIAEIRAMMEKHNVSWQTAELGKVDQGGGGTIAYILAQYSMEVIDCGVALHNMHAPWEIASKADIYEAMRGYYAFLLEA, encoded by the coding sequence ATGGTTATAAAACAAATAAATGTATTTATAACAAAAATAAACTATTATCTATTAATTTATGTTAAAATATATATAGAATATTATGGAAGAGGGGTGAAAGGCTTAGGTGATATTTTTCACTTAAGCAATAGTATGGAAAAAGATTTAACTAAAAAGTATGAATTAGCTTGGGATAAGTACTCTAAAGAAGATTTAACAAATGTTTTTGATTTATCCCAAGAATATAAGGATTTTATGTCAAAATGTAAAACAGAAAGAGAATGTGTAAAAGAATTTATAGTTTTAGCAGAAAAAAATGGATACAAAAATTTAGAAGAAATAATAAATAATAATGAAAAGCTAGAACCAGGTGATAAGGTATATGCAAATAATATGGATAAAACTTTAGCTTTATTTGTTGTAGGTAAAGAGTCTATGGAGAAAGGTCTTAAAATATTAGGAGCTCATGTGGATTCACCAAGATTAGATTTAAAACAAAATCCTTTATATGAAGACACAGATTTAGCTTTATTTGAAACTCATTATTATGGTGGAATAAAAAAATATCAATGGGTTACTTTACCATTAGCTATACATGGTGTAATAGTAAAAAAAGATGGAACTAAAATTAATGTAGTAGTAGGAGAGGAAGAATCAGATCCTGTATTTGGAGTATCTGATTTGCTAATCCATTTATCAGCAGATCAAATGGAAAAAAAGGCTTCTAAGGTAATAGAAGGAGAAAATTTAAATTTATTAATAGGAAGTATGCCTGCAGAAGATAAAGAAGCTAAAGATAGAGTAAAAAGAAATATATTAAAATTGTTAAATGAAAAGTATGAAATAGAAGAAGAAGATTTTGTTTCAGCAGAATTAGAGGTAGTTCCAGCAGGAAAAGCAAGAGACTATGGATTTGATAGAAGTATGATTATGGCTTATGGTCATGATGATAGAATTTGTTCTTATACCTCTTTTAAAGCTATGATGAAAATGGACAAGGTAGATAAAACTTGTGTTACATTACTTGTAGATAAAGAAGAAATAGGCAGTGTAGGTGCTACAGGTATGCAATCTAAGTTTTTTGAAAATACAGTAGCAGAAATAATTAATTTAACATCAGATAATTATAGTGATTTAAAATTAAGAAGATGCCTTACAAATTCCAAAATGTTATCTTCTGATGTATCTGCAGCTTTTGATCCTAATTATCCATCTGTTATGGAAAAGAAGAATTCAGCTTATCTTGGAAAGGGTATAGTATTTAATAAATATACTGGATCAAGAGGAAAAGGTGGATCTAATGATGCAAACCCAGAATATATAGCTGAAATAAGAGCTATGATGGAAAAACATAATGTATCATGGCAAACTGCAGAATTAGGAAAAGTAGATCAAGGTGGCGGTGGAACTATAGCTTATATATTAGCACAATATTCGATGGAAGTTATAGATTGCGGAGTTGCTCTTCATAATATGCATGCGCCTTGGGAAATAGCTAGTAAAGCAGATATCTATGAGGCTATGAGAGGCTACTATGCCTTTTTATTAGAAGCATAA
- the hprK gene encoding HPr(Ser) kinase/phosphatase, with translation MVRVKNLIKDMELEVLVEGLENNIIDVSDINRPGLQFSGFYNYFANERVQVVGKTEWSFLDVMKKELRIKRLNKFFEFKTPCIIITRNLVAHDEFINSAKEKGQWVLRTGEISTRFVSSLMSYLDEKLAPETRMHGVLLDVYGIGILITGESGIGKTETALELIKRGHRLVADDAVDIKEINGILKGTSPSITSGMMEVRGMGIIDLAALYGLSSILNEKKIDLMINLEQWRTEKTYDRLGVDKEYIDILNTPVRKLTVPIRPGRNLAVIIEAAAANYRYNLVTKNCPADIINERISKEAVGLKEDE, from the coding sequence TTGGTTAGGGTAAAGAATTTAATAAAGGATATGGAATTAGAGGTATTAGTAGAGGGATTAGAAAATAACATTATAGATGTTAGTGATATTAATAGACCAGGTCTTCAATTTTCAGGTTTTTATAATTATTTTGCTAATGAAAGAGTCCAGGTAGTTGGAAAAACCGAATGGAGTTTTTTAGATGTAATGAAAAAGGAACTTAGGATTAAAAGATTAAATAAATTTTTTGAATTTAAAACTCCATGTATTATAATAACAAGGAATCTAGTGGCTCATGATGAATTTATAAATAGTGCTAAAGAAAAAGGACAGTGGGTTTTAAGAACAGGTGAAATATCTACTAGATTTGTAAGTTCCTTAATGTCTTATTTAGATGAAAAATTAGCTCCGGAGACTAGAATGCATGGCGTTCTTTTAGATGTATATGGTATTGGTATACTTATCACAGGAGAAAGTGGCATAGGAAAAACGGAAACAGCCTTAGAACTTATAAAAAGAGGGCATAGATTAGTAGCAGATGATGCAGTAGATATTAAAGAGATAAATGGGATATTAAAGGGTACATCTCCATCTATTACTTCAGGTATGATGGAAGTTAGAGGGATGGGAATAATAGATTTAGCAGCTCTTTATGGATTAAGTTCTATATTAAATGAGAAAAAAATTGATTTAATGATTAACTTGGAGCAATGGAGAACTGAAAAAACTTATGATAGATTAGGTGTGGATAAAGAATATATAGATATATTAAATACACCAGTTAGAAAGCTTACTGTACCTATAAGACCAGGGAGAAATTTAGCTGTTATAATAGAGGCGGCAGCAGCAAATTATAGATATAATTTAGTTACAAAAAATTGCCCAGCAGATATAATAAATGAAAGAATTAGTAAGGAGGCTGTTGGTTTAAAAGAAGATGAATAA
- a CDS encoding (Fe-S)-binding protein, with the protein MDKKYFYIKDIKRKKRIENIKENCIECNICVKNCSMLKEFGGNPKKIFGRILEVGQFEAILPYSCAICGKCKEVCPKALNMTKVFMDLRVETVEQNNGKTPLKEHNSVRMHQKLGFSKLFTKYVEDKNRETNKVERVFFPGCTLPAYSPELVLKIYEYLKQELPGTSMLLECCGKPTETLGEEEKFNKLFSNVEKHIRDTGAVEVITACQNCYMIMKNYSKDIKVKSLWTTLQEIGLPENVVNKGDNSKVKFSIHDSCATRHEKEIQSSIRWIMKELGYEILEGDNTKNRINCCGTGGMIHEVNPKVSNAMMREAAKKTGQDYIITYCAGCRESMIKGGAKSLHILDLIFGEKIINEHKDIKINSPLKSWSNRLKIKRMIK; encoded by the coding sequence ATGGATAAGAAATATTTTTATATAAAAGATATAAAAAGAAAAAAACGTATAGAAAACATAAAAGAAAATTGTATAGAGTGTAATATATGTGTTAAAAATTGTTCTATGTTAAAAGAATTTGGAGGTAATCCTAAGAAAATATTTGGTAGGATACTTGAGGTGGGGCAGTTTGAAGCTATACTTCCTTATTCCTGTGCTATCTGTGGGAAATGCAAAGAAGTTTGTCCTAAAGCTTTAAATATGACAAAAGTTTTTATGGATCTTAGAGTAGAAACTGTAGAACAAAATAATGGCAAAACTCCTTTAAAAGAGCATAACTCTGTGCGTATGCATCAAAAATTAGGATTCTCAAAATTATTTACAAAGTATGTAGAAGACAAAAATAGGGAAACTAATAAAGTTGAGAGAGTATTTTTCCCTGGTTGTACACTTCCTGCTTATAGTCCAGAATTGGTTTTAAAAATATATGAATATTTAAAACAAGAACTACCAGGTACCTCTATGCTTTTAGAATGTTGTGGAAAACCTACAGAAACCTTAGGAGAAGAGGAAAAATTTAATAAATTATTTAGTAATGTAGAAAAGCATATAAGGGATACTGGAGCGGTAGAAGTAATAACTGCCTGTCAAAACTGTTATATGATAATGAAAAACTATAGTAAAGATATAAAGGTTAAATCCCTTTGGACAACTTTACAGGAGATAGGCTTGCCAGAGAATGTTGTAAATAAGGGGGATAACAGTAAAGTTAAGTTTTCTATTCATGATTCTTGTGCTACAAGACATGAAAAAGAAATACAAAGCAGTATAAGATGGATTATGAAAGAATTAGGATATGAAATTTTAGAAGGGGATAATACAAAAAATAGGATTAATTGTTGCGGTACAGGAGGAATGATTCATGAAGTAAACCCTAAGGTATCTAATGCTATGATGAGGGAAGCTGCAAAAAAAACTGGGCAAGATTATATAATTACTTATTGTGCAGGTTGTAGAGAATCCATGATTAAAGGGGGAGCTAAATCACTGCATATATTAGACTTGATTTTTGGAGAGAAGATAATTAACGAGCATAAGGATATAAAAATAAATTCTCCTTTAAAATCCTGGAGTAATAGGCTAAAAATAAAGAGAATGATAAAGTAA
- a CDS encoding magnesium transporter CorA family protein produces MIIFDLLNNFEEIKGDFKLGKSYYWIVVHSQDLNVLKDKLNLKEENIKECEDYTQGAQINFYKDYIFIILNLLQYDKAVEANEINIFLSKDYIITVYKEKLNLIEEILDDIKECKNCFLIKENPKPFILLYYIIDRIIIKNYEVIATLETKADKIEIDILKEPKHEHIDEIIYLRRQVYRIRKYITPLRYIGDSLTSNDNGMIEKECVKYCITLNNKIEKLMVALETLVQDLSLVREAFESEISNKTNELMKVFTLIATIFLPASLITSIYGMNFDNLPPMQSPYGCLYVLGFTLIISLFLVYLFKRKKWL; encoded by the coding sequence ATGATAATTTTTGATTTGTTAAATAATTTTGAGGAAATTAAAGGGGATTTTAAGCTTGGAAAAAGTTATTATTGGATAGTGGTTCATTCACAGGATTTAAACGTATTAAAGGATAAATTAAATTTAAAGGAAGAAAATATAAAAGAATGTGAGGATTATACTCAAGGAGCTCAAATAAATTTTTATAAAGATTATATATTTATTATTTTGAATTTGCTCCAATACGATAAAGCTGTGGAAGCAAATGAAATTAATATATTTTTGAGTAAAGATTATATAATAACAGTTTATAAAGAAAAATTAAACTTAATAGAGGAAATACTAGATGATATTAAGGAATGCAAAAATTGTTTTCTGATTAAAGAAAATCCTAAACCATTTATTTTATTATATTATATTATAGATAGAATAATAATTAAAAACTATGAAGTTATAGCTACTTTAGAAACCAAAGCAGATAAGATAGAAATAGACATATTAAAGGAACCAAAACATGAACATATAGATGAAATAATATATCTAAGAAGACAGGTTTATAGAATTAGAAAATATATAACTCCTTTAAGATATATAGGGGATAGTCTTACAAGTAATGACAATGGTATGATAGAAAAAGAATGTGTTAAATATTGTATAACTTTAAATAATAAAATAGAAAAATTAATGGTAGCATTAGAAACTTTGGTACAGGATCTATCTTTAGTTAGAGAAGCTTTTGAGTCAGAAATATCAAATAAAACTAATGAATTAATGAAAGTTTTTACTTTAATTGCTACTATTTTTTTACCAGCTAGTTTAATTACTAGTATTTACGGAATGAATTTCGATAATTTGCCGCCTATGCAAAGTCCTTATGGATGCTTATATGTTTTAGGGTTCACACTTATTATATCTTTGTTTTTAGTTTATTTATTTAAAAGAAAAAAATGGTTATAA
- a CDS encoding flavodoxin family protein — MEELFLIMPNPKPSKELNNMLNKFCDNFSKVTKITNSDNVLNLKNKKILFVIEVGFSGIDLYMWSFLDNLKTKEKDFFYDSTATLLVHSATELFTKDVCQDLIFITNSLGCRFIGHPMIEATGSFKNFLTWQKTLSMPLESICLDLCHKLGERLLSYTPKYIKSPKITALYSSPHTFSNTLSLWHMASCELKEYDIDEIQIENGKVQDCKGCSYKMCLHYGKQNSCFYGGIMVENILPAIENSDIVVWLCPNYNDAISSNISATINRLTVLYRKTNFYEKYLLGIIVSGNSGSDSVGKQLIGALNINKGFVLPPYALLMETANDPNAIFKIPNIKEKAEEFALNIKKINCK; from the coding sequence ATGGAGGAATTGTTCCTTATAATGCCAAATCCTAAACCATCTAAAGAACTAAATAATATGCTAAATAAATTTTGTGACAACTTTTCTAAAGTTACTAAGATAACAAATAGTGATAATGTGTTAAACTTAAAAAATAAAAAGATTTTATTTGTTATTGAAGTAGGGTTTTCTGGTATAGACTTATATATGTGGTCTTTTCTAGATAATTTAAAAACTAAAGAAAAAGATTTTTTTTATGATTCTACTGCTACTTTACTGGTGCATAGCGCTACAGAACTTTTTACAAAGGATGTATGTCAAGATTTAATATTTATAACTAATTCTTTAGGTTGTAGATTTATAGGTCACCCAATGATTGAGGCTACTGGTTCTTTTAAAAATTTTTTAACTTGGCAAAAAACCCTCTCTATGCCTTTAGAAAGTATTTGTTTGGATCTATGTCATAAACTTGGGGAAAGACTTTTAAGTTATACTCCTAAATATATAAAATCTCCTAAAATAACAGCCCTTTATTCTTCTCCTCATACTTTTTCTAATACATTGAGCTTGTGGCATATGGCTTCATGTGAATTAAAGGAGTATGATATAGATGAAATTCAAATAGAAAATGGTAAAGTACAAGATTGCAAAGGCTGTTCCTATAAAATGTGCTTACATTATGGTAAACAAAATAGTTGCTTTTATGGAGGTATTATGGTTGAAAATATATTACCTGCTATAGAAAATTCTGATATAGTAGTCTGGCTATGTCCTAATTATAATGACGCTATTTCCTCTAATATATCTGCCACAATAAATAGACTTACCGTACTTTATAGAAAAACAAATTTTTACGAAAAATATCTATTAGGAATAATAGTATCTGGAAATTCTGGGAGTGATTCTGTAGGGAAACAATTAATAGGAGCACTAAATATAAATAAAGGTTTTGTATTGCCACCCTATGCCTTATTAATGGAAACGGCCAATGATCCTAATGCTATATTCAAAATACCTAATATAAAAGAAAAAGCTGAAGAATTTGCACTAAATATAAAAAAAATTAATTGCAAATAA
- a CDS encoding 5-formyltetrahydrofolate cyclo-ligase: MNNKAILREKIINVRKSLTLEEKIKKDIIIKDKLQEISLYKKSNFIFIYVSLRDEVDTHAIIKEGLKHGKRICVPKVISIKEGMVAIEIKDFSELIECGHYKILEPKNFENIVEPKKIDLAILPGLAFDNKGGRLGYGGGFYDRFIPKLKKGVPKIALAYDFQILKDVPKDVHDILVDEIIIDS; this comes from the coding sequence ATGAATAATAAAGCTATTTTAAGAGAAAAAATTATAAATGTAAGAAAATCTTTAACTTTAGAAGAAAAAATAAAAAAAGATATAATAATAAAAGATAAACTCCAGGAAATTTCTTTATATAAAAAGTCCAATTTCATATTCATATATGTAAGTTTAAGGGATGAAGTTGATACCCATGCTATTATTAAAGAAGGCTTAAAACATGGGAAAAGAATATGTGTACCTAAGGTTATATCCATAAAGGAAGGCATGGTGGCTATAGAAATAAAGGATTTTTCAGAACTTATAGAATGTGGACATTATAAAATATTAGAACCTAAAAATTTCGAAAATATAGTAGAGCCCAAAAAAATAGATTTAGCTATTTTACCAGGGCTAGCTTTTGATAATAAAGGAGGGAGATTAGGTTATGGGGGAGGTTTTTATGATAGGTTTATTCCTAAACTAAAAAAAGGAGTTCCTAAAATAGCGTTAGCTTATGATTTTCAAATATTAAAAGATGTTCCTAAAGATGTACATGATATATTAGTAGATGAGATTATAATAGATTCTTAA